In a single window of the Candidatus Zixiibacteriota bacterium genome:
- a CDS encoding tetratricopeptide repeat protein — translation MSAAKLGSMALAGLLASCAGYHAAGLVQSGRRALLISDSDSALSYFQQAALIDPGYIFEYELFREGVWTYVGRAQYKSGKLAEARESLERALSVYPDDHLARLYLGLTRARAGEVSAAIGMIERALRDLHAWLEYTTYSNPFEDYWDPFREIRSEIERNLMAISGKDVDPEKLVANAEWIGRTIEDEVDRVRDDRRRRLRDRRFPGSRVFLEGRIGF, via the coding sequence ATGAGCGCGGCGAAGCTCGGTTCGATGGCGCTCGCCGGTCTGCTTGCCTCCTGCGCCGGCTATCACGCCGCCGGCCTGGTTCAGTCCGGTCGCCGGGCGCTCCTGATCAGCGACTCCGACAGCGCGCTTTCGTATTTTCAACAGGCGGCGCTGATCGATCCGGGCTACATCTTCGAGTACGAGCTTTTTCGCGAAGGGGTGTGGACGTACGTCGGCCGCGCCCAGTACAAGAGCGGCAAGCTGGCCGAAGCCCGGGAGTCGCTCGAGCGGGCCCTTTCCGTTTACCCCGACGACCATCTTGCCCGGCTCTACCTCGGTCTCACGCGAGCCCGTGCAGGGGAGGTCTCGGCGGCAATCGGGATGATCGAGCGGGCGCTGCGGGACCTGCATGCCTGGCTCGAATACACGACTTACAGCAATCCCTTCGAAGACTATTGGGATCCGTTCCGCGAGATTCGCTCCGAGATCGAACGCAACCTCATGGCGATCAGCGGCAAGGACGTCGATCCTGAAAAACTCGTCGCCAACGCGGAATGGATCGGCCGCACGATCGAAGACGAAGTCGACCGGGTCCGCGACGACAGAAGACGGAGACTGCGGGACCGAAGATTTCCCGGATCGCGCGTGTTCCTCGAGGGCAGAATCGGATTCTAG
- a CDS encoding ABC transporter substrate-binding protein, whose protein sequence is MREVKMGTLLRSFLGLCLIVGATFGPAAAQEPRRLRAGYTSISGNMTPLWAAREGGYFKKYGLDFDLISMPSGNEGMNALIAGELEFLAIAGSTTASAALGGADVVALGTTVERLVASLVVNPSSVQKPEDLKGKSVGISRFGTSIDTGARMAIQHYGLEPVRDVSIVQIGAVASILSAMRGGRIQAAILTYPSILQARREGYREMLDIASLGMPYASTGITTRRALLQQRRELAVSYVKAIVEAIARIKKDRPFTLGVMAKYLRTNDKEILEGTYEISIARYLKRVPYPSPEAFRAVLEELSQVNPRAKGQDPKKFYDDSILRELDRSGFIKSLE, encoded by the coding sequence GTGAGAGAGGTCAAGATGGGAACGTTGCTGCGATCGTTTCTCGGGCTCTGTCTCATTGTCGGTGCGACCTTCGGTCCGGCGGCGGCCCAGGAGCCAAGGCGGCTCCGGGCCGGCTATACGTCGATCTCCGGAAACATGACGCCGCTCTGGGCGGCTCGCGAAGGGGGCTACTTCAAGAAATACGGCCTCGATTTCGATCTGATCTCCATGCCGAGCGGCAACGAAGGCATGAACGCGCTGATCGCGGGCGAGCTGGAGTTCCTCGCCATCGCCGGCAGCACGACCGCCTCGGCGGCGCTGGGCGGCGCCGACGTGGTCGCTCTCGGCACGACGGTCGAGCGGCTGGTGGCGAGCCTGGTCGTCAACCCTTCCTCCGTCCAGAAGCCGGAAGACCTCAAGGGGAAATCGGTCGGCATCAGCCGGTTCGGAACCTCCATCGACACGGGCGCACGGATGGCGATTCAGCACTACGGCCTGGAGCCGGTCAGGGACGTGTCGATCGTTCAGATCGGCGCCGTCGCTTCCATCCTGAGCGCGATGCGCGGCGGCCGGATCCAGGCAGCGATCCTGACCTACCCGTCCATCCTCCAGGCGCGCCGCGAAGGCTACAGGGAAATGCTCGACATCGCCTCCCTGGGCATGCCGTACGCCTCCACCGGCATCACGACCCGCCGCGCCCTCCTGCAGCAGCGCCGCGAGCTGGCTGTGAGCTACGTCAAGGCGATCGTCGAGGCGATTGCGCGAATCAAGAAGGACAGGCCCTTCACCCTCGGGGTGATGGCGAAATACCTGAGGACGAACGACAAGGAGATCCTGGAAGGCACCTACGAGATCTCCATTGCCAGGTACCTCAAGCGGGTGCCCTACCCGAGCCCGGAAGCGTTTCGCGCCGTTCTCGAAGAGCTCTCCCAGGTGAACCCCAGGGCCAAGGGACAGGACCCGAAAAAATTCTACGACGACAGCATCCTTCGAGAGCTCGACCGAAGCGGCTTCATCAAGTCGCTCGAGTAA
- a CDS encoding amylo-alpha-1,6-glucosidase, producing MEPMVRTQDAFYIVATDSRTDATRVLKDGDSFAVFDLHGDIQWSGPSHEGLYHEGTRFLSRLLFKLNGARPFLLNSTIKEDNLLFVVNLTNPDVYQRQRLVLPRGTLHITRTKLLRQSACYELIRLINYGLAPVEVQFSVEFGADFADLFEVRGMTRPHKGAYRRAELERQEEICFSYKGLDQVLRRTRIRCSPAPDLLDMSQARFVQALKPKEEKEFCLCYSFETNGVERSRNDYHRARADAETALRELKARSCVIETSSPRFNAWIARSSSDLHMMLTPTPLGVYPYAGVPWFSTPFGRDGIITALEYLWVNSEVARGVLAYLASLQAEKDDPDRDAEPGKILHEMRKGEMAALREIPFDRYYGSVDATPLFVVLAGAYLDYTNDLGFIRTIWPKIDLALRWLDEYGDGDGDGFIEYSRRSTRGLVHQGWKDSWDSVFHEDGSLASGPVALCEVQGYAYAARLAGAAIAAALGDRKRESALAEKAERLKEAFGRSFWCEDLSTYALALDGAKRPCRVRASNAGHCLYSGIAGVREAARVAGVLMGESFFSGWGVRTLAVSEARYNPMSYHNGSVWPHDNALIAAGLARYGYKEQASAILNALFDASLFVEYRLPELFCGFQRREGEGPVPYPVACSPQAWAAGAVFMLLQAVLGLRINAAASRVTFVRPMLPEFLDEIWIRNLKIGSKGSVDLIIHRRARYATIGVERRDEGIEVFTET from the coding sequence ATGGAACCGATGGTGCGAACCCAAGACGCCTTCTACATCGTTGCGACCGACTCCAGAACCGACGCCACACGGGTCCTGAAAGACGGCGATTCGTTCGCCGTGTTCGATCTCCACGGCGACATCCAGTGGTCCGGGCCGAGCCACGAAGGGCTCTACCACGAGGGGACGCGGTTCCTTTCACGCCTGCTTTTCAAGCTCAACGGCGCCCGCCCCTTCCTGCTGAACTCCACGATCAAGGAAGACAACCTGCTCTTCGTCGTCAATCTCACCAACCCCGACGTCTATCAACGCCAACGCCTCGTTCTGCCGCGCGGCACGCTGCACATCACGCGCACCAAGCTGCTGCGGCAATCCGCGTGCTACGAGCTGATCAGGCTGATCAACTACGGCCTGGCGCCGGTCGAGGTGCAGTTTTCGGTGGAGTTCGGCGCGGATTTCGCCGATCTGTTCGAGGTTCGCGGCATGACGCGGCCGCACAAGGGCGCCTACCGGCGCGCCGAGCTGGAGCGCCAGGAGGAGATCTGTTTTTCCTACAAAGGGCTCGATCAGGTGCTCCGCCGCACCCGCATCCGCTGCTCCCCCGCGCCCGACCTGCTCGACATGTCGCAGGCGCGTTTCGTCCAGGCGCTGAAGCCCAAGGAAGAAAAGGAGTTCTGCCTGTGCTACTCCTTCGAGACCAACGGCGTCGAGCGCTCGCGCAACGACTACCACCGGGCGCGCGCCGACGCGGAGACCGCGCTCCGCGAGCTCAAGGCCCGCAGTTGCGTGATCGAGACCTCCAGCCCGAGATTCAACGCGTGGATCGCACGCTCGTCGTCCGATCTCCACATGATGCTCACGCCGACGCCGCTGGGCGTTTATCCCTACGCCGGCGTGCCCTGGTTCAGCACCCCCTTCGGCCGCGACGGCATCATCACCGCGCTCGAATATCTCTGGGTCAACAGCGAAGTCGCCCGCGGCGTGCTCGCCTACCTCGCCTCGCTGCAGGCCGAAAAGGACGACCCCGACCGGGACGCCGAGCCCGGCAAGATCCTCCACGAGATGCGCAAGGGCGAGATGGCCGCTCTCAGGGAAATCCCCTTCGATCGCTACTACGGCTCGGTCGACGCCACGCCCCTCTTCGTCGTTCTCGCGGGCGCTTACCTGGATTACACGAACGACCTGGGCTTCATCCGGACGATCTGGCCGAAAATCGACCTCGCGCTGCGCTGGCTGGACGAGTACGGCGACGGCGACGGCGACGGCTTCATCGAATACTCGCGCCGCTCCACCCGAGGGCTGGTGCACCAGGGCTGGAAGGACTCGTGGGACTCGGTCTTCCACGAGGACGGTTCCCTCGCCAGCGGCCCCGTGGCGCTATGCGAGGTTCAGGGCTATGCCTACGCCGCGCGCCTCGCGGGAGCGGCGATCGCGGCGGCTCTCGGCGACCGGAAGAGAGAGTCGGCGCTGGCGGAAAAAGCCGAACGGCTCAAGGAGGCTTTCGGGCGCTCGTTCTGGTGCGAGGATCTTTCCACCTACGCCCTGGCTCTCGACGGCGCCAAGCGGCCGTGTCGAGTCCGCGCTTCCAACGCGGGCCATTGCCTGTACTCGGGAATCGCCGGCGTCAGGGAAGCCGCGCGGGTGGCCGGGGTGCTGATGGGTGAAAGCTTCTTTTCCGGGTGGGGTGTGCGCACCCTTGCGGTTTCCGAGGCCCGCTACAACCCGATGTCGTATCACAACGGCTCCGTCTGGCCGCATGACAACGCGCTGATCGCTGCGGGACTGGCGCGCTACGGATACAAAGAGCAGGCTTCGGCGATCCTCAACGCCCTCTTCGACGCGAGCCTGTTCGTCGAGTATCGCCTGCCCGAGCTGTTCTGCGGGTTTCAGCGGCGCGAAGGCGAAGGGCCGGTTCCCTATCCGGTCGCCTGTTCGCCGCAAGCCTGGGCCGCCGGGGCCGTGTTCATGCTGCTGCAGGCCGTCCTGGGGTTGCGCATCAACGCTGCCGCCTCCCGCGTGACCTTCGTCCGTCCGATGCTGCCGGAGTTCCTCGACGAAATCTGGATCAGGAACCTCAAGATCGGCAGCAAGGGATCCGTCGACCTGATCATTCATCGGCGCGCGCGCTACGCGACCATCGGGGTGGAGCGCCGCGACGAGGGCATCGAGGTCTTCACCGAAACCTAG
- a CDS encoding isochorismatase family cysteine hydrolase, which produces MLIELDYPEARPVQLDAARTLLLIVDMENENAHPAGALFIGEPVRKIIPKIAGLRERVRAAGGRVAHTQSVRSPDALEFTVFNNVVRKLEGSWGAELIDELKPAPDEPLIVKRTHDCFYRTGMDELLSRMGLRPGEGQVVVTGISTRNCVQSAVMGFSVRDYRVYVPMDCTAQKDEKEVLQAFSLFTSFGYRHNVTMTRSDLISVRPLSTGGAG; this is translated from the coding sequence ATGCTGATCGAGCTTGATTATCCCGAAGCGCGCCCGGTCCAGCTGGACGCGGCGCGCACGCTCCTGCTCATCGTCGACATGGAGAACGAGAACGCGCATCCCGCGGGCGCGCTCTTCATCGGAGAGCCGGTCCGAAAGATCATCCCGAAAATCGCAGGACTGCGCGAGCGCGTCCGGGCCGCGGGCGGACGCGTCGCGCACACGCAGTCGGTCCGCTCCCCCGACGCGCTGGAGTTCACCGTGTTCAACAACGTCGTGCGCAAGCTCGAGGGGAGCTGGGGGGCGGAGCTGATCGACGAGCTCAAGCCCGCGCCGGACGAGCCGCTGATCGTCAAACGGACGCACGACTGCTTCTATCGCACGGGAATGGACGAGCTGCTCTCGCGCATGGGGCTGCGCCCCGGGGAAGGACAGGTGGTCGTCACCGGCATCTCGACGCGCAACTGCGTGCAGTCGGCGGTGATGGGATTCAGCGTTCGCGACTACCGCGTCTACGTGCCGATGGACTGCACCGCACAGAAGGACGAGAAGGAAGTGCTGCAGGCCTTCTCGCTCTTTACCAGCTTCGGCTACCGGCACAACGTGACGATGACGCGCTCGGATCTGATCTCCGTTCGGCCCCTTTCGACCGGCGGCGCCGGATGA
- a CDS encoding C2H2-type zinc finger protein codes for MAEQQASGESRPFECNYCGQAFGSEDQLRQHQVDCFDEDSEAEI; via the coding sequence ATGGCGGAACAACAAGCGTCCGGCGAATCGCGGCCATTCGAGTGCAATTACTGCGGCCAGGCCTTCGGCTCCGAGGACCAGTTGCGGCAGCATCAAGTGGACTGCTTCGACGAGGATTCCGAAGCCGAGATCTGA
- a CDS encoding VOC family protein — MPKLRHIALHTPDPEKTAEFYKRVFEMVEVGRTDSPLARGIYLSDGTVNLAVLRFKTAEAADRHDGLGPVFGLHHFGFWVEDAEETRRRLLAAGAEYRESRPEGAATSFFEEKYKGPDGVMLDITAHGWAGAEPVGAAASRPARRPGS; from the coding sequence ATGCCCAAGTTGCGTCACATCGCGCTCCATACCCCCGATCCGGAAAAAACCGCGGAGTTCTACAAGCGCGTCTTCGAGATGGTCGAGGTCGGGAGAACCGACTCCCCGCTCGCCCGCGGAATCTATCTGAGCGACGGGACCGTCAATCTCGCGGTGCTCCGGTTCAAGACGGCCGAAGCGGCGGACCGGCACGACGGCCTCGGACCGGTCTTCGGGCTGCACCATTTCGGCTTCTGGGTGGAGGATGCCGAAGAGACCCGCCGCCGCCTGCTGGCCGCGGGCGCAGAGTACCGCGAGAGCCGCCCGGAGGGCGCGGCCACGAGCTTCTTCGAGGAAAAGTACAAGGGCCCGGACGGCGTCATGCTCGACATCACCGCGCACGGCTGGGCCGGCGCGGAACCGGTCGGCGCGGCCGCTTCCCGGCCTGCGCGGCGGCCGGGCTCTTGA
- a CDS encoding aspartyl protease family protein yields MARRSSPRLKRPYGAVLLTACLFAAAGATPARPQEKAGEIRLFAAPDENSEVVASIGKAESLAPVAETLGAGGVRWFLVRSKAGETGWIKAGSAEASKTEQFFRSLPVEPIVIGPPPTSANAPAPGSFVVPVMTTASSVLVQATLNNSVSAYLILDTGATGTMISSRIARQLALHNVGMMTGYSVAGPVTRPVARLSSLKIGDAEVRDLLVSIHDFHPNPRIEGLLGLDFLSRFHISLDARKKLLVLTPR; encoded by the coding sequence GTGGCCCGAAGATCCTCCCCCCGACTGAAGCGGCCGTACGGAGCTGTCCTGCTCACCGCCTGTCTTTTTGCGGCCGCCGGCGCGACGCCGGCCCGGCCGCAGGAAAAAGCGGGGGAAATCCGCCTCTTCGCCGCTCCCGACGAAAATTCCGAGGTCGTCGCGTCGATCGGTAAAGCCGAATCGCTGGCCCCGGTGGCCGAGACGCTGGGCGCCGGCGGGGTTCGCTGGTTTCTGGTGCGGAGCAAGGCCGGCGAGACGGGGTGGATCAAAGCGGGCAGCGCCGAAGCGTCGAAAACGGAGCAGTTCTTCAGGTCGCTGCCCGTCGAGCCGATCGTGATCGGCCCGCCGCCGACGTCTGCGAACGCCCCGGCGCCGGGTTCGTTCGTCGTTCCGGTCATGACGACCGCAAGCTCGGTGCTCGTGCAGGCGACGCTGAACAACAGCGTCTCCGCCTATCTGATTCTCGATACGGGGGCGACCGGGACGATGATCTCGAGCCGGATCGCCAGACAGCTTGCGCTTCACAACGTCGGCATGATGACCGGCTACTCCGTGGCGGGGCCGGTCACGCGGCCCGTCGCCCGGTTGAGCTCGCTCAAGATCGGCGATGCCGAGGTTCGGGACCTGCTGGTGTCGATTCACGACTTTCATCCGAATCCGCGAATCGAGGGGCTTTTGGGGCTGGATTTCCTGAGCCGCTTCCACATCTCCCTCGACGCCCGTAAAAAGCTCCTGGTGCTGACGCCGCGCTAG
- a CDS encoding thioesterase family protein, translating to MKAGLAPGIEHRETYETTVEMRARQLSVDVLSTPAMIGLMEATCVRLVAPYLEANEQTVGIHVDVKHFAPTRIGRRVTVTAQLLEASGNRLRFAVSAENDGGVKIGAGTHRRALIDTGTFAARRKET from the coding sequence GTGAAAGCCGGCCTGGCGCCCGGGATCGAGCACCGGGAAACCTACGAGACGACGGTCGAGATGAGAGCCCGGCAACTCTCCGTCGATGTCCTTTCCACGCCCGCGATGATCGGTCTCATGGAAGCCACCTGCGTCCGCCTGGTCGCCCCCTACCTCGAGGCGAACGAGCAAACCGTCGGGATTCACGTCGACGTCAAGCATTTCGCTCCGACGCGGATCGGCCGGCGCGTCACCGTGACGGCGCAGTTGCTGGAAGCCAGCGGAAACCGTCTCCGGTTTGCGGTTTCCGCCGAGAACGATGGCGGGGTGAAGATCGGCGCGGGCACGCACCGGCGGGCGCTGATCGACACCGGTACGTTCGCCGCCAGGCGCAAGGAGACCTGA